CACGAGCAATGCGTCCGCCTTCAATCGCAATCAGGCGTTTTCGCATATTGTCTACGATGTCCCGATTGTGCGTAGCCATCACAATGGTTGTCCCTCGCTCATTAATCTCCTCTAAAATGTGCATAATTTCCCATGAAGTTTCAGGATCTAAATTTCCTGTTGGTTCATCTGCAATTAATACTGCTGGCTTATTAACAATTGCTCTTGCGATCGACACCCTCTGTTGTTCTCCTCCAGAAAGCTCGTCCGGCATGAAACGTGCTTTATTCTTCAATCTAACAATATCTAGGACATTCATAACCCGTTGTCTAATCGTTTCTTTATCTTCTTCGATCACTTCCATAGCAAAAGCTACGTTTTCATAAACTGTAAGACTTTGAAGCAACTTAAAGTCTTGAAAAACAACTCCGATATTTCTTCTTAAATACGGAATATGGCGTTCCTTAATCTTTGTTAATTCTTGATTATCAATTGTAATTTCGCCTCGAGTCGGTTTTTCTTCACGATAAATCATTTTAATAAAAGTAGATTTACCAGCACCACTCGGCCCAACTACATAAACAAATTCGCCTTTCTTTATATTGATAGAAATCCCATTAACAGCCATAACACCGTTAGGGTACGTTTTCCATACATCCTGCATTTGAATCATATTTTCACATCCCAATCATTTTGTCCTTCTTTTATGTTGTCGTTGACGCTCATGTTGTGGACTGAAATTGTTACTATATTAAAACAGCCTTATATTTAGATAGAAATTATTAAAGAGTACTAATTGAAAGTTCGGTGATTTAATTACGACAATGTTTTTACTCTTATACATTATAGCATCAAAATTTGTCGTTGGAAGTTAAACTTCTTTACAATTTCATTTCAAACAGCGACGACTGGTTATTTTAGGTAAAACTAATTCACTACTATATTATAAACCTTTTTATAACAGGTATTTTCTCTATTTTTGATAGGCATTGATTGGTACATTAGCCATTAAATTACCAGCGACACGTCTCTGTTACATAGTTCGGAACAAATCATAAATTTATTTATAGTTCTTTTGCATTTTTTTTGCCTTTATGAAATAAACAAACTCCAATTCACACTTTCAATAAAGCTCATATGATCAGGTTTTTTCCATTATCATTTTAAAACATAATGTATTTGAACAAACTTCATTGTGGGATAAATGCTATGTTAGGTAGACTGCATGTCTACGAGTGGGGGGAGTGAATTAGGACATTAGCGTCCGTTAGCTCTCCTTTCTATTTTGTAGTGGGAGTTTTACGGACGATTATCTGTGAAAAGATTTGGTTTTATAATGAGGTTATGTAACAATTAAGTAATGAATAAATCGAGAATAAGTGATATGTCGTAAAAAACAAAACCTGGAAATACAATCCCAGGTTTTGTTTTTTACTATTGAGATTCTATCCATGCCGCTACATCGGCTGCATCCTCACCTGTAACAAGGTCTGCGGGCATACTACCAGGGCCTTCTTGAATAGCCGCTTCCACCTCTTCAGCTGTATGCGTTTCTAGACCAGGTCCTGAAGCACCTGTTAAATCCCCACCGTGACAGGCTGCGCAATTTTGAACGTAAACTTGCTCACCATTTGCTAAATCGTACTCACCATTGTCAGCAGTATTTTCTGTGTTTTCTGCATTATTACCATTATTTTCGGGAGCTGGTTCATTCGTGTTCGTATCATTACCCCCACAGGCACTTAAAACAAGTACTGCCCCGAATATGGCAAACATCCATTTCTTCATTCGTTTCCCCTCCTAGAAATTTATAGTGTGATTGGGTTTTAAAACCTAACTTTATTATAACTGATTTACTACTTTTTGAAACCCTTACCTAGTACTTCTGAGGCGTTACTGACAATAACAAAAGCATCTGGATCTATTGTTTGAACTAATCTTTTTAGTTTGGTCACTTCATTCCGGCTAACCACACACATCAACATAGGTCTTTCATGGTTAGTATATCCTCCATATCCTGCAATTTTCGTAACACCTCGATCGACTTTTGTTAATAAGCCTTGCTTAACTTCTTCTTCAAATTCAGAAATTATTATGACCATTTTTGAGTAACCTATACCGATCTGAACAAAATCAATCGTTTTACTCGTTGTAAAGAGACTAATTAAAGCATACAAAGCAAATTCAAAGCCAAATACAACGGCCGAGGCGCTCACTACAAGGCCGTCCATTATAAATACACACACTCCGAGAGACAGCCCTGTATATTTGTTAATAATTTGAGCAGCTAAATCTGTTCCCCCTGTAGAAGAGTTAGACCTAAAAACAATACCAAGACCTACCCCAACTCCTACCCCACCAAAAATAGATGCCAGTAGGGGATCATGAGTTGCTGGCTGCAAATCTCTTGTTAGAAAAACAATGAAAGGTAAAAATAGTGTTCCGGTTAACGTCTTTGTTCCATACAAAATACTTCCTCTTATACTACCCCCAAGTAAAAGAATCCCAGCTATAAATAAAGGAATATTCAACGCCCATTGTGTATAAGCTGGCTCCCAAGCCGTTATATTAAAGACAATAGTTGATATCCCAGAGACACCACCAGAGGCGATTTGGTTAGGTAAGAGAAAGAGGTTAAATGTCACAGCTACAATTGCCGACCCCGTAAGGACATATAAAAATTCAATAATCGTTCTTTGCGTCGTATTAAGAGGGTTGGTTTCTTTTCTACGTTGGAGCTTTTTCATCATCTGTTATCACCTTGTTATTTTAAAATGAATGATTATGTAACATTTATTTACAAGCACTTTTCGTAGTATAGCACCCTGCAAAATTGCTGTAAACACAACTCAGTTAACGCTTTAACTGGTTGAATTAAGTGTTAGCTCTTTTTTATAGCATTGTAGGGGGTACATTGATGTGAAAAACTATATTATTAAATCTTTGAGTCGATTTCATAATGATGATTTTTAAAGCATTGACACAAATAATATGCAAGAAATTTCATTTAATATGTGGATGATAAAACGAAGCTTAAATCGAACATTGGTTCGTTAGCTCCCGCCTAAATAGATTATCTCTTCCTCTCTATTTTGTAACCAGAGTTTTGCAGACGGTTATCTGTGATAGAACAAAAAACCTTAGAGGAACAGATTGTCGCTTTCCCCTAAGGATTTCCTTGATCATTATATTTAGTATCGCTTTATTTAAGAATACTCCACCATAGTAAGCAGTAACAGATTAGTCTATTTGAGATCTTAAATACGCATCAATAAATGGGGCAAGTTCGCCATCCATAACAGCTTGTGTATTCCCCGTTTCGACATTCGTCCTATG
The genomic region above belongs to Bacillus sp. A301a_S52 and contains:
- a CDS encoding cytochrome c, translated to MKKWMFAIFGAVLVLSACGGNDTNTNEPAPENNGNNAENTENTADNGEYDLANGEQVYVQNCAACHGGDLTGASGPGLETHTAEEVEAAIQEGPGSMPADLVTGEDAADVAAWIESQ
- the ftsE gene encoding cell division ATP-binding protein FtsE produces the protein MIQMQDVWKTYPNGVMAVNGISINIKKGEFVYVVGPSGAGKSTFIKMIYREEKPTRGEITIDNQELTKIKERHIPYLRRNIGVVFQDFKLLQSLTVYENVAFAMEVIEEDKETIRQRVMNVLDIVRLKNKARFMPDELSGGEQQRVSIARAIVNKPAVLIADEPTGNLDPETSWEIMHILEEINERGTTIVMATHNRDIVDNMRKRLIAIEGGRIARDELRGTYRYEG
- a CDS encoding YitT family protein — protein: MMKKLQRRKETNPLNTTQRTIIEFLYVLTGSAIVAVTFNLFLLPNQIASGGVSGISTIVFNITAWEPAYTQWALNIPLFIAGILLLGGSIRGSILYGTKTLTGTLFLPFIVFLTRDLQPATHDPLLASIFGGVGVGVGLGIVFRSNSSTGGTDLAAQIINKYTGLSLGVCVFIMDGLVVSASAVVFGFEFALYALISLFTTSKTIDFVQIGIGYSKMVIIISEFEEEVKQGLLTKVDRGVTKIAGYGGYTNHERPMLMCVVSRNEVTKLKRLVQTIDPDAFVIVSNASEVLGKGFKK